One part of the Melopsittacus undulatus isolate bMelUnd1 unplaced genomic scaffold, bMelUnd1.mat.Z mat_scaffold_151_arrow_ctg1, whole genome shotgun sequence genome encodes these proteins:
- the LOC106023506 gene encoding struthiocalcin-2-like: MGSTRTLGLLSCLLLLPLLHGQDVSACAWGWVSFQDGCYRVFCEELSWTLAETFCRRFGAGAHLASVHSPGELSTITAMLRSGPCDSDEDEDSSRGGLWIGLHRPAGSQRWRWSDGSKMDYGSWHQAPAAEKGTCAALQDTGGG; encoded by the exons ATGGGCTCCACCAGGACACTggggctgctgagctgcctcctgctgctgcccctgctgCACG GGCAGGACGTGTCTGCCTGTGCCTGGGGCTGGGTGTCCTTCCAGGACGGGTGTTACCGGGTGTTCTGTGAGGAGCTCAGCTGGACACTGGCCGAG ACCTTCTGCCGGCGCTTCGGGGCTGGGGCTCACCTGGCCTCGGTGCACAGCCCCGGGGAGCTCAGCACCATCACTGCCATGCTGCGCTCCGGCCCCTGCGACAGTGATGAGGATGAGGACAGCTCGAGGGGGGGGCTCTGGATTGGGCTGCACCGTCCAGCAGGG AGCCAGCGCTGGCGCTGGTCCGACGGCTCCAAGATGGACTATGGCTCCTGGCACCAGGCGCCCGCCGCAGAGAAGGGAACCTGCGCTGCGCTGCAGGACACGGGCGGTGGGTGA
- the LOC117438346 gene encoding dromaiocalcin-1-like: MGRAMGVPVLTPAPIAGVQAGPCPREWLSLGGHCYGYFGQELSWRRAEAWCKAARGGGHLASLHTPEEHRALAAFISQSQRQQRRWHQRPQREEEDDDDNVWIGLYRRVSAWSWVDGSRRRYSAWDGDDGAAGPHCAALEDAAGFMSWDIESCSERKPFICKYAA, from the exons AtgggcagggctatgggggtcCCGGTGCTGACCCCAGCCCCCATTGCAGGGGTGCAGGCGGGTCCGTGCCCCCGTGAGTGGCTGTCGCTGGGGGGGCACTGCTATGGGTACTTcgggcaggagctgagctggcGCCGGGCAGAG GCCTGGTGCAAGGCTGCCCGTGGGGGGGGGCACTTGGCCTCTCTGCACACCCCCGAGGAGCACCGGGCGCTGGCCGCGTTCATCAGCCAGAGCCAGCGGCAGCAGCGGCGCTGGCACCAGCGCCCACAGCGcgaggaggaggatgatgatgaCAACGTCTGGATTGGCCTCTACCGGAGGGTGAGT GCCTGGTCCTGGGTGGATGGGTCCCGGCGGCGCTACTCAGCCTGGGATGGGGACGATGGTGCTGCGGGGCCGCACTGTGCTGCGCTGGAGGATGCGGCTG GTTTCATGTCCTGGGACATCGAGTCCTGCAGCGAGAGGAAACCCTTCATCTGCAAATACGCTGCCTAA
- the LOC117438347 gene encoding C-type lectin BpLec-like — protein MRAGSRLPPRLLGCLLLAACLGGCLGAPPAPVQGEDGAPCPKNWRPFRGYCYGFFQELLTWAEAEEECERYGSMGHLASIHSEGASNVLAAYLENQGHATGSVWIGLHDEEHSRQWKWSDSSAVDYTRWGPGQPSKMWAREDCVVLQDRSGFMLWYDYDCNRKFSFLCQHQP, from the exons ATGCGTGCAGGGTCCCGGCTCCCTCCTCGCCTGCTCGGCTGCCTGCTCCTCGCTGCCTGCCTGGGAG GGTGCCTGGGTGCCCCCCCGGCCCCTGTGCAGGGGGAGGACGGAGCCCCCTGCCCCAAGAACTGGCGTCCATTCAGGGGCTATTGCTATGGGTtcttccaggagctgctgaCATGGGCTGAGGCTGAG GAGGAGTGCGAGCGCTATGGCTCTATGGGGCACTTGGCCTCCATCCACAGCGAGGGTGCCAGCAATGTCCTGGCTGCCTACCTGGAGAACCAGGGCCATGCCACGGGCAGCGTCTGGATCGGGCTGCATGATGAGGAGCAT TCCCGGCAGTGGAAGTGGTCGGATAGCTCAGCTGTAGACTACACACGCTGGGGCCCAGGACAGCCCAGCAAGATGTGGGCCAGGGAGGACTGTGTGGTGCTGCAGGACCGGTCCG GTTTCATGCTGTGGTATGACTACGACTGTAACAGGAAGTTCTCcttcctgtgccagcaccagccctga